The Elaeis guineensis isolate ETL-2024a chromosome 13, EG11, whole genome shotgun sequence genome includes a region encoding these proteins:
- the LOC105056460 gene encoding omega-amidase, chloroplastic: MRAGVGFLSSSAGFLTADLFPSSHLPLKPILFPSTNPNRIAVKTPPPPPTRRPLTAAFSAMASASKPKEARVPPALQLLTPPVSKFKIALCQLAVTADKERNIAHARKAIEEAAGKGAKLVLLPEIWNSPYSNDSFPVYAEDIEAGGDAAPSFSMLSEVARNLQITIVGGSIPERSGDCLYNTCCVFGADGKLKGKHRKIHLFDIDIPGKITFKESKTLTAGQHPTIVDTDVGRIGIGICYDIRFQELAMLYAARGAHLLCYPGAFNMTTGPLHWELLQRARAADNQLFVATCSPARDSSSSYVAWGHSTLVGPFGEVIATTEHEEAIIVDEIDYSLIELRRSNLPLEKQRRGDLYQLVDVQRLNSE, encoded by the exons ATGAGAGCAGGAGTCGGCTTCCTCTCCTCATCCGCCGGTTTCCTTACCGCTGATCTCTTCCCCTCTTCTCACCTCCCTCTCAAACCAATCCTCTTCCCCTCCACCAATCCTAATCGGATCGCGGTGAAGACGCCGCCGCCACCGCCGACTCGCCGGCCCCTCACCGCTGCCTTCTCCGCCATGGCGTCCGCCTCCAAGCCCAAGGAAGCTAGGGTTCCGCCTGCCCTCCAGCTTCTCACTCCGCCCGTCTCCAAG TTTAAGATCGCTCTTTGCCAATTGGCGGTGACTGCGGACAAGGAGAGGAACATCGCCCATGCTCGCAAGGCGATCGAGGAGGCCGCTGGAAAGGGGGCAAAGCTCGTCCTCTTGCCT GAAATATGGAATAGTCCCTACTCCAATGATAGCTTTCCAGTGTATGCTGAGGATATTGAAGCTGGTGGTGATGCAGCTCCCTCTTTTTCAATGCTGTCGGAAGTTGCTCGGAATCTGCAGATTACAATTGTTGGTGGATCTATACCAGAACGCTCGGGTGATTGTTTGTACAACACATGCTGTGTCTTTGGTGCAGATGGGAAGCTCAAGGGCAAACACAGGAAG ATACATCTTTTTGACATTGATATTCCAGGAAAGATTACCTTCAAGGAATCAAAGACTCTTACTGCTGGGCAGCATCCTACCATTGTAGATACAG ATGTAGGACGTATTGGCATAGGTATTTGTTATGACATCCGTTTTCAGGAACTAGCAATGTTATATGCAGCAAGAG GTGCTCATTTGCTGTGCTATCCTGGGGCATTTAATATGACTACTGGTCCCCTGCATTGGGAATTGCTACAAAGGGCAAG GGCTGCTGATAATCAG ttatttgTGGCTACTTGTTCACCTGCTCGCGATAGTAGTTCTAGTTACGTTGCTTGGGGTCATTCCACACTTGTTGGACCG TTCGGAGAAGTGATTGCAACCACCGAGCATGAGGAGGCAATCATTGTTGATGAGATTGATTATTCATTAATTGAGCTTAGAAG GTCAAACCTTCCACTTGAAAAGCAACGTCGTGGGGATCTGTATCAGTTGGTAGATGTCCAGAGGCTGAATTCTGAGTAG
- the LOC105056459 gene encoding protein BIG GRAIN 1-like: protein MERWAKPPVRRGNDHPSFSSTLLDAIYRSIDEADSGAAREHRTGGALDRRDGPVLAAAKKQQSFTDQWPAERRRSAAVSERAVTRLRKPENRPGFPVNSTSSSSDCSSYGGFSSSEAESVPRPAGLRPIRTGGLLYRSERARSNPPPPQPPAVGSPSAHHHQEKKKSSSIRSKFRDLRKAKAPASPGARLASFLNSLFTATGNSRKSKSAATVAAYGGVGVRGGEESACSTATSYSRSCLSKTPSSRGRPPLAAGEGVKRSVRFYPVSVIVDEDCRPCGQKCLYDGDSAAVARRPPEAAAMAKKRVEELLRGFEEEEDEEGSDSSSDLFELENLTAIGGRGYRDELPVYETTHLGTNRAISHGFFL, encoded by the coding sequence ATGGAGAGGTGGGCGAAGCCGCCAGTGCGGCGCGGTAACGACCACCCGTCCTTCTCCTCCACTCTCCTCGACGCCATCTACCGGTCCATCGACGAGGCCGACAGCGGAGCCGCGAGGGAGCACCGCACCGGCGGAGCACTCGACCGCCGAGACGGCCCCGTCCTGGCCGCAGCAAAGAAGCAGCAGAGCTTCACCGACCAGTGGCCCGCGGAAAGGAGAAGGTCCGCGGCGGTGAGCGAAAGGGCGGTGACCCGACTTCGCAAGCCCGAGAACCGCCCCGGCTTCCCGGTGAACTCGACTTCCAGCTCCTCCGACTGCTCCAGTTACGGCGGGTTCTCGTCCTCCGAGGCCGAGTCGGTGCCTCGCCCTGCCGGGCTCCGGCCGATCCGGACCGGCGGTCTTCTTTACCGGTCCGAGAGGGCCCGCTCGAACCCCCCGCCTCCCCAGCCGCCAGCAGTGGGGTCGCCCTCGGCTCACCACCACCAGGAGAAGAAGAAGTCGAGCTCGATCCGGAGCAAGTTTCGGGATCTGAGGAAGGCCAAGGCGCCGGCATCCCCTGGAGCGCGCCTCGCCAGCTTCCTCAACTCCCTCTTCACCGCCACCGGCAACTCGAGGAAGTCAAAATCCGCCGCCACCGTGGCCGCTTACGGCGGCGTCGGCGTAAGAGGAGGGGAGGAGTCGGCGTGCTCGACGGCGACATCGTACTCGCGGTCGTGCCTGAGCAAGACGCCGTCGTCGAGGGGGCGGCCGCCGCTGGCGGCCGGGGAGGGTGTGAAGAGGTCCGTGAGGTTCTACCCGGTGAGCGTGATCGTGGACGAGGACTGCCGGCCGTGCGGGCAGAAGTGCCTGTACGACGGCGATTCGGCGGCGGTGGCACGGCGGCCGCCGGAGGCGGCAGCGATGGCGAAGAAGAGGGTGGAGGAGCTTCTCCGAGGGTTCGAGGAAGAGGAGGACGAGGAGGGGAGCGATTCGAGCTCAGATCTGTTCGAGTTGGAGAATCTGACGGCGATCGGAGGGCGAGGGTACAGGGATGAACTTCCGGTGTACGAGACCACTCATCTTGGCACCAATCGCGCCATTTCCCACGGTTTCTTCttgtaa
- the LOC105056499 gene encoding uncharacterized protein isoform X2 yields the protein MPLGLSWSSEMGGKAKVVGVKRVKEGMPEEEWDESMLLPGDIIEGVAPVVADADEDSATFTSAKGRSELSSLLGRLGRQSGSVWVKVRRGDAGFLLRARVAPHRSSTLHRRYTLCADRDDRHVAMLADLTMDRCAELQEMSRKVVNIDFGAFSMKKGIKYDWKKKVGTYLPDRQSTVISSILFMPLPDEHKVEAVMTRSMAWFSAAVSSGAPLIFVNIQTEQIIVSTASSSEGQCYISWYKQQSSKPNIEMVQGIRLWFLPGIAEVPVILELNLGETRFGMDIKRTEEGFICINSVTRGLAADRAGVRKLYREASKAGHLVLISRLDGRSLIPSEVSAKGLIHCCDHNDIKERLAAAMEQMEEVHLHIMAWPDQKSSTSIPTTMGPSTLLPPSTRKSRTASSNEPDESS from the exons ATGCCCCTGGGGCTTAGTTGGTCGTCGGAGATGGGTGGCAAGGCGAAGGTGGTGGGCGTGAAGCGGGTGAAAGAGGGAATGCCAGAGGAGGAGTGGGACGAGTCCATGCTCCTCCCCGGCGACATCATCGAGGGCGTCGCCCCCGTGGTCGCCGACGCCGACGAGGACTCCGCCACCTTCACGTCAGCCAAGGGCCGGTCTGAGCTCAGCTCGCTGCTCGGCCGTCTCGGACGCCAGTCTGGGTCTGTCTGGGTGAAGGTCCGGCGGGGGGATGCGGGGTTCCTCCTCCGTGCCCGCGTTGCACCACACCGAAGCTCGACGCTCCACCGCCGATACACCCTCTGCGCCGACCGGGACGACCGCCATGTCGCCATGCTCGCTGACCTCACCATGGACCGCTGCGCCGAGCTGCAGG AAATGAGCAGAAAGGTGGTCAATATAGATTTTGGTGCTTTCTCCATGAAGAAGGGGATCAAATATGATTggaagaagaaggtgggcaccTATTTGCCCGACCGGCAGTCGACAGTCATCAGCTCCATCCTATTCATGCCCTTGCCTGACGAGCACAAAGTCGAGGCCGTCATGACGAGGTCCATGGCCTGGTTCTCTGCTGCCGTCTCCTCCGGTGCTCCACTCATCTTTGTCAACATTCAAACCGAGCAAATCATTGTCTCA ACTGCATCATCTTCTGAAGGTCAGTGTTACATAAGCTGGTACAAACAACAAAGTTCAAAACCAAACATTGAGATGGTGCAAGGAATTCGGTTGTGGTTTCTGCCGGGTATTGCAGAGGTGCCAGTGATCTTGGAACTCAATTTGGGCGAAACCCGTTTTGGAATGGACATTAAACGGACCGAGGAG GGATTCATCTGCATCAATTCAGTGACAAGAGGGCTAGCAGCTGACCGTGCCGGGGTTCGAAAGCTCTATAGGGAGGCGAGCAAGGCCGGCCATCTTGTTTTAATCTCTCGGCTGGATGGAAGAAGCCTAATTCCATCAGAGGTCTCGGCCAAGGGGCTTATCCACTGTTGCGATCACAACGATATCAAGGAGAGGCTTGCAGCTGCCATGGAGCAGATGGAGGAGGTTCATCTTCACATCATGGCCTGGCCTGACCAAAAATCTTCGACTTCCATTCCTACCACCATGGGTCCTTCAACTCTTCTGCCTCCTTCCACCAGAAAATCTCGGACGGCATCTAGCAATGAACCGGACGAGAGCTCCTGA
- the LOC105056499 gene encoding uncharacterized protein isoform X1, whose amino-acid sequence MPLGLSWSSEMGGKAKVVGVKRVKEGMPEEEWDESMLLPGDIIEGVAPVVADADEDSATFTSAKGRSELSSLLGRLGRQSGSVWVKVRRGDAGFLLRARVAPHRSSTLHRRYTLCADRDDRHVAMLADLTMDRCAELQEMSRKVVNIDFGAFSMKKGIKYDWKKKVGTYLPDRQSTVISSILFMPLPDEHKVEAVMTRSMAWFSAAVSSGAPLIFVNIQTEQIIVSDQTASSSEGQCYISWYKQQSSKPNIEMVQGIRLWFLPGIAEVPVILELNLGETRFGMDIKRTEEGFICINSVTRGLAADRAGVRKLYREASKAGHLVLISRLDGRSLIPSEVSAKGLIHCCDHNDIKERLAAAMEQMEEVHLHIMAWPDQKSSTSIPTTMGPSTLLPPSTRKSRTASSNEPDESS is encoded by the exons ATGCCCCTGGGGCTTAGTTGGTCGTCGGAGATGGGTGGCAAGGCGAAGGTGGTGGGCGTGAAGCGGGTGAAAGAGGGAATGCCAGAGGAGGAGTGGGACGAGTCCATGCTCCTCCCCGGCGACATCATCGAGGGCGTCGCCCCCGTGGTCGCCGACGCCGACGAGGACTCCGCCACCTTCACGTCAGCCAAGGGCCGGTCTGAGCTCAGCTCGCTGCTCGGCCGTCTCGGACGCCAGTCTGGGTCTGTCTGGGTGAAGGTCCGGCGGGGGGATGCGGGGTTCCTCCTCCGTGCCCGCGTTGCACCACACCGAAGCTCGACGCTCCACCGCCGATACACCCTCTGCGCCGACCGGGACGACCGCCATGTCGCCATGCTCGCTGACCTCACCATGGACCGCTGCGCCGAGCTGCAGG AAATGAGCAGAAAGGTGGTCAATATAGATTTTGGTGCTTTCTCCATGAAGAAGGGGATCAAATATGATTggaagaagaaggtgggcaccTATTTGCCCGACCGGCAGTCGACAGTCATCAGCTCCATCCTATTCATGCCCTTGCCTGACGAGCACAAAGTCGAGGCCGTCATGACGAGGTCCATGGCCTGGTTCTCTGCTGCCGTCTCCTCCGGTGCTCCACTCATCTTTGTCAACATTCAAACCGAGCAAATCATTGTCTCA GATCAGACTGCATCATCTTCTGAAGGTCAGTGTTACATAAGCTGGTACAAACAACAAAGTTCAAAACCAAACATTGAGATGGTGCAAGGAATTCGGTTGTGGTTTCTGCCGGGTATTGCAGAGGTGCCAGTGATCTTGGAACTCAATTTGGGCGAAACCCGTTTTGGAATGGACATTAAACGGACCGAGGAG GGATTCATCTGCATCAATTCAGTGACAAGAGGGCTAGCAGCTGACCGTGCCGGGGTTCGAAAGCTCTATAGGGAGGCGAGCAAGGCCGGCCATCTTGTTTTAATCTCTCGGCTGGATGGAAGAAGCCTAATTCCATCAGAGGTCTCGGCCAAGGGGCTTATCCACTGTTGCGATCACAACGATATCAAGGAGAGGCTTGCAGCTGCCATGGAGCAGATGGAGGAGGTTCATCTTCACATCATGGCCTGGCCTGACCAAAAATCTTCGACTTCCATTCCTACCACCATGGGTCCTTCAACTCTTCTGCCTCCTTCCACCAGAAAATCTCGGACGGCATCTAGCAATGAACCGGACGAGAGCTCCTGA